DNA from Kitasatospora acidiphila:
CTAGCAAAACGGCAAGGAGGTCTCACGCCGCACATTGGGATCGAAAGACATCCAGTACAACAGCCACTGAAGAAAGGGCGACCATGCATCGCCGGCCACCTCTGGGGACCAGTCTGGGAGCACGTGGGGACCAGAAATCGCCCACAAACCAGCAAGAGCGGGCACCTGGTTTCCCAAGTACCCGCTCTCGCAACCGACTTCACAAGTCGGGACGACAGGATTTGAACCTGTGACTTGAACCTGTGACCCCTTGACCCCCAGCGGGCTTGAGACAATCAGGTCGCCTTTTCAGGGCACAGCAGGGCGATCGGCCACCCTGGTCAGGGCGTCGCGGAGGGCGGCGCGCGTGCTGATGCCGAGTTTGGGGAAAGCGCGGTAGAGGTGGGCGCTGACCGTGCGGGGGACAGGCGCATCTGCTCGCCGATCTCCTTGTTCGTCAGGCCGCCGGCGGCCAGCTCGCTGACCCGGAGCTCCTGCCAGGTCAGCGGCACCGCAGTGGGTGCCGGGGTGTGGGACGCGACCCCGGCTGCCCTCAGCTCGGCTTGGGCCCGCTCGGCCCACGCGGTGGCGCCGAGCCCGTCGAGCGTCTTGACTGCCGGGGCGAGGAACGCGCGGGCCGCCGCGCCGCCCTGGGTGCGGCGCACGCGGATCCCGTGCGCCAGCCGGATCCGGGCCAGCTCGAACGGGAACCGCTCGGCGGCTGGGTGCGACTGGGCGCGTTCGTACATGTCCGCCGCCTCCCCGTCGTCCTCGGCCGTCATCGCCAGAGCCCCGTACGTGATCAGGGCCAGACGCGGAGAGATGTCGGGCAGGCCGGTGTCCCGCGCGGCCAGCGCGTGGGCCCGGGCCTGCTCGGCGCGTCCGGTGTGCAGGGCCGCCTCGACGAGGTCGAGCAGGGTCCGCGACGCCTGGTGGGCGTAGGGCCGGAACGCGCCCGGTGCCGTGATACCGATGGCGTACAGGAACGCGGTCTCGTAGTCGCCTTCGCTCAGCGCGATGGTCGCGCCGACGGCGTCCGCGAGCTGGGTCAGGTACCCGATGCCACGCGGGCGGGCCCACGCGTCGACCGCGGCCTGCAGGTCGCGCGCCTCCTCCGTCCGGCCGCGCACGGCCGCGAGTTGGGCCAGGCGGGCCCGTGCCTGGTGCGCGAACAGTCCGTGGCCGAGCTCGGTCGCCACGGCCAGGACGCGGTGTCCGGTGCGCTCGGCGGCCTCCCACTGGCCGAGCGTCATCTGGTCGAGCATGATCAAGTGCAGCATGACGATGCCGCTGGACAATGCGCCGGTGTCCAGTTCACGGTCCACGACGCGCTCCAGGTACGGGCGCAACGGGCTCAGGGCGTCGAGGTGGTAGGCCGACACGGCCAGGCGCATGACGTCCCACGGCTCCTGCTCCCCCTGCTCGTCCACGTCGCGATGCTGTGGGCGGCGGCCAACCCTGAGGTGCTGGCGGTGGTGGACCTCGCCGACCGGACGCAGCGCCGCGAGGTGATCCGCCGGATAGCCGCCACTCTGGTGGAATGAGCCCGCGGCGCCGCCGGGAACGCGCGACGGTCCGCCGACCGGTTTCGTCGACGGACCGTCACGCAGGCTCAGGCCGGGGCCGCACGCCCCGGGTGGAAGAGCCGACCCACCTTCAGCCCCAGTGAGACTTCTTGATCGGAGCGCGGGTCAGCAACCACCCCACGCGCTCGGCTGGCACAGGGGGATGCCGGAGTCGGGAGAGCAGTACGGGGGCACGCTGCACTGGTCCACGCTGTAGATGATCACCATCCGGGGTCCAGCGGCGTGGGGTCCCGGCATCCACACGGATGTCGAGGTCGAACTCCGCCAGCTGGTCATCGATCTGAAGTACTGCCGTCGGGGACATGCTTGCCTCTCTGTAAGGGATTTCGCCGTCGACAGGGACGACGTCCTGTGGTGCCGGTGAAGGGTGAACGGGTGTTTCCGTGAACCACCGGCGCTTTCACGTTCCGGGCAGAGGCCCGCCTGGGGAGCGCGCCACGTCAGCGGGCCATCTGCGTAAGGGGGCCGCACCGGCCTGAAGGCTCGGCCGGGGCGTCAGGACAGCAACAGCACGGCCTCCCATGCGGGGCGGCGACGCCGTGCCGGGTCGAGGTGGGCGTGGAGGGCGAGCGCGATGCCGCAGGCACCTTCCAGCAGCCCGGGCGGATCCGTCCGCTGCCGGCGCACGGGGTCGTACGCCCGGTACCCGAAGGTGGTCGCCGGATCGTATGCGTCGCAGACTCGCCGGAACACGCGCTCGGCCTCGCGGAGCAACAAGGAGTCGGCTGCCTCGGCGGCCACGCACGCGGTCGCCTGGGCCAGGCCGGCCAGGCCGTGGCACAGTCCTGCGTCGGTGAGCCCGTCGAGCCCGTCCGATCGCCGGTGGACGGCGTGCACGGCGTCAACCGCGCAGCGCGTCCACCGCTCCTCCCCCACGGCGCGGCCGGCCAGTTGCAGGGCACGGGCCACCCCGGGGGCGCCGTAGCACCACGATGCCCGGTGCGCTCTCACCGGCGGTCGCGGGTCGCTGCGCTCTTCGGCCGCGCTGATCAGTGACGGCCAGTACGGGCCCGCCTCGTCCTCTGCCGCCCAGCTCATCAGCCAGTTGGCGATGCGTCTGATGGCGGCGTCCTGTCCGGGGACGCGGTGCCCCCGTGTCCAGGCCAGCGAGAGGAGGGCCAGCGGTCCGGAGATGCCGTGCGCGAGGCCGGGCGTGAGCACGTGCAGCCGCGATCCCTCGGCGCTGGGCAGGGTGCTGTACCAGCCCGGCAGTCGCCCACCGGCCGCCTGCACCGGTTCGGTCATGGCCACCAGGGGCCGCAGGACGTCGCCGAGGGCGTCCGGGGAGGCGGGCTCGGCGAGGAAGTACCGTCCGAGTCCGGTGAGACCGGAGATCAGGTCGAAGTACTCCACGGGGATGGCGGAGTCCTCCCGTGCGGTCCTGTTCCGCTCCGCCGCCAGGTGACCCGCCAGCCGGTCACGTAGCAGCGTGTCCAGCCGGCTGAGGGCGTTGCGGTACCCGCCGTGCTGGTTCGCGGCCTGTTTTGACCGCGAAGCCCAGGCCGACGACGCCGGAGAAGAGCCCCCTTCCGGTCCACTCGGGGCCGGCCTGCAGCATGTGCACGGCGGTGGAGAGCTTGTCGTGGGCCGCCGGCCGCCAGACGGGGTCGTCCACGGAGAGCTCGCAGAGGAGCATGGCGGCGCCCAGGAGATCACCGACACAGGCTCCTCCCTCCTGGCGTGCGGGCGTCCAGGCGCTGACCCGGGCGGCCGTCTCGGTGACGATGGCCCGAGCTGTCCATGTGGTCATGCGTGCGCGTACCTCCTTCGTCCTTCCTCGGCCTCGGCGAGGCAGCGGGCCAAGGCCAGGGCGCGCCCCTCGGTTTGCCTGTCGGGGCCGACGAGGCGGTTGTGGTGCATGTGGAGGACGCTCAGCAGGACGGAGCGCCGCTGTGACGAGAGGGCGGCCAGGGCCTCGGACCAGCCGGCCGACTCCGTTCGGGTGGGGTCGCTGCGCTGGTACCGAGCCCACGTCTCCTGGCGGTGCCGATGGGCGTAGTCGCGGTGCGGCTCGCACACCTCGTCGAGCGCGGCGTCGAGGAACCAGCCGGGCCAGCGGCTCCCGTGCACCCCGCGCACGGTGTCCGCGAAGTCCACGGCCGCCAGCAGTGCCTTCTCGCCGGCGGGGACGCCGTCCGGGAAGGAGCGCAGCTGGTGCAGCACGCGGAGGCTGTCGTGGTGGAAGTGCCGTTCCACGGCCGTGATGACGTCCGGGCCGCCGTAGCGGGCGGTTTCCGGCTCGTAGCCGTCGAAGACCAGCCGACCGGCCAGGCGCTGCTCGCGCAGCCGGTCCGCCCAGGCCAGCACCGCGCGGGCCATCGGCCCGTGCAGGACGTCGGGCGACCCGTGGAACCGCAGCCTCAGGTGCGGGTCCGGGTCGCGGTAGCGGACGAAGAACCAGCGGTCGACGCCGTCCGGGAGGCCCGCGAGCAGCAGCGGCAGGTGCTCGGTCAGCACCTCGTGCTGGCGGGCGGTTGCTCCGTAGAGCTTGGCGGAGAGCCACTCCGGGTGGCGGCGGGTGGGCGTCGTGGTGACCTGCGGTCGCGGGGCCGGCGCCAGTGTGCGCGGGTGGTGCGGGAGGAGCGGCACGATGAGCTCGCTGGCATGGGCGGTTCCCGACTCGTCGCGCAGCCAGCCGTGGCCCCGTCCGCCGGCATCCGCGGGCGTCTCGCTCACCAGGAGGTCGACGCCGCGGGCCAGGTCGCGCCTGAGGAGCCGCCGGTGCAGCGGGCGGGTCAGGTCCAGCGCGACGCGCCGGTCCCCGGTACCGACGTCGACGCGGTCGGGCACCTGCCACCGGGCCCGCCACCGGTCCAGCAGCAGCTCCCATGCGGCGTCGGGCACCGTGGCGTCCGACAGCGCGCTGTCCGGCCGCCACCGCGCCGGCGTCAACACGGTGCGGCCGTAGCGGACGCGGGGCAGGTAGGGTGCCGCGGCCAGCACACCCCACTGCCACACGACCCACGCGGAGGTCGCCATGCGGGGCACCTCCCACAGGAAGCGGACCGCGGCCGGAGCCAGCCGTGCGTTGCCCGCGTGCGGGAACACCGGTGTGATCTCCCGTCCGGTCGCCGCCTCGACGAAGTACAGGCGCACGGCGTCGGCGGCGACGGCGATGTCCGGGGCCCTGCGCGTCAGGGTGGCCCCCGGGTCGCCGAAGCAGCCGATCGCCAGGCGGTCGGCGAAGAAGGAGGGGACGCGGGCGGCGTTGGCGACGCCCTGCGAGGTCGGCTGGAAGTCGACCTCGACGGGCAGTGCCCCCTCGGCCGACGAGCACTGGGTGCCGCGCCGAACCAGGTCACCCAGCGAGCGCGGGTCGTCGAGCAGGTGGGCGAACCGGCCCGCCAGCGAACCGGGCAGTGGGGAGCCGGTGGCCGACGAGAGGACGGCGACGAAATCGCCTTCCGTGAGCGCCTGTGGCGAATCGGCGGTGAGGTGGAGGCAGATCTCGCCCGGGTCCTGCCGGTCGTCGAGGCGGGCGTCGTCGAGAGCGGTGATCATCTCGTCGTCGATCACCACCTCGGTCACTCCCGAGACGGCGGCCGTGGACACCAACTGCAGCAGCCAGGCTTCCCGTTCGGCGTCGTCCGCGGTCGGTCCCGCGACCGGGGCCGACCGTTCGCTGCGGGGGTTGTCGTAGCCGGCCGGTGTGCCGAGGCCGACATGGGGATCGAGGAGGTCGAGCAGCGGGACCGCCTGGTCGGTGCCGTACCGTTCCAGGAACGCCGCGTGGTACTCGACGAGATGGGCTGCGGCCCCGCTGCGGGGCCGCAGCCGCCACAGCGCGGTCGCGGCGCGTTCGGCCTCCCGCAGCACGGCCTCGGGCAGCACCACGTCGGCGTCGACGAGCAGGTCCACGCCGAGGGGGCGGCGGTGCGGGTGCCGGGCGCCCATGGCATCCACCAGGGAGCGCCAGCTCTCAAGTCCGGTGCCGGGCCGGTACTGCCCGTGTCGGTGCAACCGCTCGGCGATGTCGGCGAGTTCGGCGGCTGCTTCCTTCTCGTCGACTGTTCGCAGCACGTCGAGGATGTGTTGCAGCGGATCCATCGACGTCAGCGGTGGGTGGAGCTCGGTGAGCAGGAAGCCCCGCCGCACGAGGTCGACCAGGACATCCTCGATCCTGGTCACCGGAACGCGGGGGAAAGCCGACGTCAACCGGTCGGTCAGCACACCGGCCGGTGTCGGGCGCTCTGCCGCGCGCAGGACGAGCTCCAGCGCAGTGGTGTACTTGGCGGAGACCTCCTCCATGCCGCGGCCGGGCACGCTACTGGTCTCCGCTCCGGGTGCGCAGGGCAGGACCCAGCGGTCGCCCCGCCGGAACCCCAGGTCGTTGCGCACCACCCGCAGCTTGCGCAGCACGCCGGGTCGCCGTTCCCACTGGGCGACCTCCTCGGCCAGCCATTCACCGCCCGGCCTCGGCACACCGCGGTGTGCGGCGCCCAGGCGCACCCGGCAGGAATCGGCGAACGCCACCGGTGCCACACCCGCGAGCAGGCCGAGCGGCGTCGGCCTGCTCGCGCCCCGCAGCACGTAACGCGTCGTGGCCAGGGCGGTCTTGGCCAATGTCCTCGGCCGCACCGCCGCTCGCGCGCGGATCGCGGCGACGGATGTGTACAGCGGCATGTTGGCCACCGCGATCGCCTCGAGGACGCGCGGATCGGCGGTCAGTTCGTCGAGGTAGTCGGCGACCTGGTCCGGATCGCGCAGGTCGACCTCCCCCGCCCCGGCCGACGGTCGGGGCAGCATCGCGACCCGCAGCAGTCCGCCGGGAACGGCGTCGAACCGCACACCGCCCTCGGACAGCGCGCGCTCCGGTCCGCTCCGCTGCCCGGGACCGGGCTCCTGCCGCTTGCCGCGCCGCCGTGAACGCTCAGCCATCACCACCGACGACAACCCCTTCATCTCCTGTTCCGCTGGTAGGTATCCGTACCGCCGCAACCTCGTTGCGGCGGTGGCCGGGTGACGACTCAGAGGTGGTCCGCGTCGATGACGGCCTGGGCGGAGGCGGTGGGCGCCTCCGAGGGGGACGTTGTGTCCGACGTCGCCGAGCGCGCGGGGCGGGCTCGGCGACGGCACCCACTCTCGGCCGCCAGCGGAATCAGGCGCATCAGTCAGTTGACGATCCGCCACGCGGTCGGACGCCGCCGCCGTTAAGTCATCCGGCTGTCAGCGGTGCCCTGCCACATGGGAGGCCGAGCGGGCGGTTCCGTGAGCAGCCCGAGCGCGCGGGTGTCACCAAGATGGCAGACTGCCTGCCACAACCCGGCCGATTCACGGCCTTGTTGCCGTTGTGACCGGCACGCTGAAGATCGTTCGCCTCGCCTGGGGAGACCATGTCCACATCCACCCGCATGCCCACCGATCCGACGTCGAGCGACCGGGCCATCGAGAACCTGATCGCACGCTACGCCGAGCTCGTGGACGACGGCGATTTCGCCGGACTCGGCGTCCTTCTCGCTGACGCCACCTTCACGGGCAGTGGCGAGCCGGTGAGCGGGCGCGACGCGATCGAGGAGATGTTCCGGGACACCCTGATCGTCTATGCCGACGGCACGCCGCGAACCCAGCACGTCACCACGAATGTTGCCATCGAGGTCGACGAGCAGGCGGGCACGGCGGTCGCGCGTTCGTACGTCACCGTGTTGCAGGCTCTGCCGGACCTGCCGCTGCAACCCATCGCCGGCGGTCGGTATCACGACCGCTTCGAGCGCAGTGATGGGCAGTGGCGCTTCGTGGAGCGACGGGTCCGCATCAATCTGGTCGGCGATGTGAGTCGTCATCTGCGCCGGGCTGCCGCGCAGCGGTAGTCCTCCCCCGGACCGGCCCTGCGCGTTACGGGCGGGACAGCTGGTTGCGAGCCTCGACCGCCTTGATCGTCTTCTTCAGCGCCTTCTCCAGTACGCCTTTGCCGACGCTGCCCAGCAGCAGCCCGGTGACGCGGCCCTTGAGGTTCTTGCCTTCGCGGACCACCACGACGTCCAGCTGCGTCAACCCGTCGGGCAGCCGCGTGAAGGTGTAGGTGTGTCCCGAGGCGCCGCCCCAGATGTTGGAGTCGACCGTGGTCATCACCACGCGGTTCGGGTCGGACCAGTCGTATCGCAGCCGTTCCCAGATGCCGCCCGAGCCCTCGGTGACGTCGGCGTGGTCGACACCCTCCTCGTGGACCCGCACGTACTCGTCGGCGCTGTTGGGGAACAGTTCCCGACGACCCGGCCCGAAATCGGTGAGGCTCGCCACGAACTGCTCCGGGGTGACCGGCGTCCGCTCGGTGAAGTGGATGGTTGCCATGGGGGTTCTCCCTGCGCTCCGTACGTCGGTGTCCTGAACGGCTGTCCTCAGACTCCCCGGCGGCGGCCCTCCGTCGAGCCGGTGCCGGACCCTGGTCGCCCCCGGCCCGGGTACTGGCCAGGGTTCGGCACTGGCTCGACGGGCCCGCAGTCCCGGGATCGTGATCGGTGGATGCCGACCGGCATCCATGGCGGCGCGGGAGCTGACGATGGTGGAATTCAAGATCGAGGTCGTGGTCGTCCCGGTTTCGGACGTGGACCGGGCCAAGGACTTCTACACGCGGATCGGGTTCCGCGAGGACGTCGACTTCTCCGGCCCCGGCGGCTTCCGGGTCGTGCACCTGACCCCGCCCGGTTCGGCCGCGTCGCTCATCATCGGCAGTGGCGTGACCGACGCGGCGCCGGGCTCCGAGCGCGGCGTGCACCTGATCGTGGACGACGTCGTGGCGGCCCGCGCCGAGTTGGCGGCCGCCGGGGTCGAGGTCAGCGAGGTCTTCCACGACGCCGGCGGAGTCTTCCACCACGCCGGCACCGCCGAGCGGGTCACCGGCCCGCACCCGGCGCGGCAGTCGTACGGCTCGTTCGCGTCGTTCGCCGACCCGGACGGCAACACCTTCGTCCTGCAGGAGGTCACCACGCGGCGCCCCGGACGGATCAGCCACGCGGTCTACCGCTCCGCCGACGAGCTCGAGTCGGCACTGCGCGACGCGGCGCTCGCCCACGGCACGTACGAGGGCGAGCTCGGCCACCCGGATCCGGATTGGCCGGCGTGGTACGCCGCTCACATGGCCCACGCGGCCGGGCTCGGCAGCTGAGCGGCGCTGTCGGAGCTGCCGCGCGGTGAGATCGACATCAGGAAGGGGCAGGGCGGCATGAAGTCCATCACCATGACGATGGTGGGCCGCGAGGACGAGCAGGCGGAGCTCGTGGCGTTCGTGAAGTCCGCCACGGGTCAGGCCCTCGTCCTGCGCGGGGAGGCGGGGGTCGGCAAGAGTTCGCTGTTGAGCAGCGCCGCCGCGTTGGCGGAGCAGGAGGGACACGTCGTCCTGCGCGCCGCCGGCGTCGAGGCGGAGTCCGCGCTGCCCTATGCCGGGCTGCATCAGCTCGTTCATCCGCTTCTCGCCGACATCGCGCGGTTGGATGACGGGACCCGGGCGGTGTTCGACGCCGTGTTCGGCGGAGTGCAGGGTGATCCGCCCTCGGTCATGACGCTCGGCATCGCCGTCCTCGGCCTGCTGGCGCTCTCCGCCGAACAGCGGTCGCTGCTGCTGGTCCTCGACGACGGCCAGTGGCTGGACGACTCCAGTGCCGACGTCTGCGGCTTCGTGGGCCGACGCCTGGCCGGCGGTCCGGTGAAGCTGCTGGTCGCGGTCCGCACCGACATCACGTCGCGTTTCGACACCGCCGCACTGCCCGAACTGCCGATCGCCGCCCTAGCCGACGAGGACGCGACCCGCCTGCTGGACCATCGTTACCCGGATCTGGGCCGACAGGTCCGCCGACTCGTCCTGGAGCAGGCCCGGGGCAACCCGCTGGCCCTGCTGGAGCTGCCCGCCCACGTAGCCGGCCCGTCAAGCGACCTCCCGGCCGAAGACCTGATCGGTCAGCACGGCGTGCCGTTGCCCCGGCGGCTGCAACGGCTGTTCGGCGCCCGCATCGCAGCCCTCGACGAGCGGGTGCGGGCCGAGCTGCTGATGGCCGCGCTCGACGGCGCCGGGAGCCCGAGCGGCGCCGACGCCGTCCCCGGCACGCGCTACGGCATGCGCGACGCCGACTCGGCGGTGGCCGCCGGGCTGCTGGACGTCGAATCGGCCACTGGCGCCTTCGTCTTCCGGCACCCGCTCGTGCGGTCCGCCGTCGTGCAGACGGCCACTCCCAACCAGCGCCGCACCGCGCATCTGACGCTGGCCCAGGTTCATCGGGAGAACCTCGAACGCCGGGCGACGCACCTGGCAGCGGCGACGGTCGATCCCGACGAGGACGTCGCCGACATCCTGGAGGCGGCGGCCGCGTCGGCGACGCGGCGCGGCGGGGCGCTGGCGGCCGTGACCTGGCTGACCCGGGCCGCCGAGCTCAGCGAGAACCACACCGACCGGTCCCGGCGGCTGGCCGACGCGGCCTTCGTCGCCGCTCACGCCGCCCGCCTCGGCCAGGCGCACCGGCTGCTCCGAGCGGGCCTCGCACCCGGTTCGACGGAGTCGCCGGCCTCGGTACTGGCGGCCGCCTACCAGGCGCTCTACCAGGACGGGGACGTCCGTTCCACCCACCGACAGGTCTCGGCCGCGATCGAGAAGCTCCGGGACGGCGGTTCGGCCGAGCCGAAGGAGGTCCTCACCCGGCTGGTGATCCTGCTCCTGGCGATCAGTCAGTACAGCGGCGACCGCGCGGTCTGGGAGAGCACGCACGAACTCCTCGCCTCCCTGGGGAGCCTGGTCACCGAACGCTCGCGTCTGTTCAGCCGCACCTGGAGCGATGTGACCAGGCATGGAGCCGACTTGGCCGGGCTGGTGCTCCAAGCCGCCGCGAACCTACCGGATTTGGAACCCTGGGAGGTCACGCGGTTCGGCACGGCCGCGTACCACCTCGACGTCCTGAGCCACTACCGCCCGCACCTGCAGCGCGTCGTGGACCGCGAGTTGGAGACCGGGGCCGTGGCGACCGGCATGGTCATGCTGCACCAGATCATGCTCGACCAGATGGCGGTCGGCGAATGGGCCGAGGCTGAGGACACCGGACGGCGCGGCCTGGATCTGGCGACCGAGCACGGCCACCAGCTGTTCGCCGCCCAGAGCCGCGCGTACCTGGCCCAGCTCGCGGCGCTGCGTGGGCAGGTCGGACGGGCGCGGGACCTGCAAGCCGAGGTGGACGCCTGGGCCCGCCCGCGCGGACTGGGGTTCCTGACCCAGGTCGCCGACTCCGCCGGCGCGACCGCCGCGCTGAGCTCCGGCGACTACGAGGCCGCGTACCTCTACGCCATCGGCATCACGCAGCCGGGCACGTTCCGGCCCTATGCGTACCAGGCCTCGCGCACCCTGCTCGATCTCGTCGAGGCAGCCCAGCACACCGGTCGCGTCGAGCAGGCCCGGGCGCACGCCCTCGCTGCCCGGGACGCCGGTCTGCCGCTCGTGTCACCCCGCCTGGAGCTGATCACCTACGGCGCGCTGGCGATGACCGCCGAGAACGAGCAGGAGGCCGCCGAGATGTTCGCTCGGGCCGAATCCCACCCGGACGCCGCCCGCTTCCCGTTCGAGCTGGCCCGGATCCGGCTGGCCCACGGCGTCCGGGTGCGCCACGTCCAGGGCCGGGAGCCAGCGCGGCAGTACCTGGTCCCGGCGGCCGAGGCGTTCGAGCGGCTGGGCGCGGCCGGCTGGACCGAGCGGGCCCGGGCCGAACTGCGCGCCACCGGGACCCCGCCCCGCGCCTCGGCGCTGAACCTGGCCTCGCTGACCTGGCAGGAACGCCGCATCGCCGACCTGGCCGCCGGCGGCCTGACGAACAAGGAGATCGGCGAGCGGATGCACCTGTCGCCGCGCACCGTCAGCTCGCACCTGTACCGCGTCTTCCCCAAGCTGGGCATCACGGCCCGGGCGGCGCTGCGCGACGCGCTGAGCCGGGCCGAGGAGGTTTCGCGGGTCTGATGTCCGCGCTCAGGCCTGTGCGGGCACGGCCTCGACGCCGTTGCCGGCCAGCCAGGCGAGGACGTGGTCGGCGACCGAGCGCCAGCCGCTGTCGAACACCATCGAGTGTCCCCGGTCGACGAACTGCTTCAGATCGGTCATGGCGGAGGAGTCGCCGTAGAGCTTGTAGACCGAGCGGGTCACGGCGTCCGGGACCGTCCGGTCCTCCTGGCCGGACACCAGCAGCAGCGGTCCGCGCACCGCATTGGCCGTGTCAACGACGGTGTCGGCCGACCCGGCGGCGGTGCGGTCGAGCCCGAGGTCGGCGAGCAGCCGGAGCGGGGCCGGGACGGCGTACCGGTCGAAGAGCTTCGCCGCCTCCTCCTCACCGACCGCGTTGGCGATGACGTGTCGGAACCGGCTCCGGGACAGCGACTCGAAGCACGGATGCCGGGTCGAACCGACCGGCATCAGCGACCATGGGCGGGGCCGGCCGTCGTCCAGCGGCAGACCACCGACCGGCAGCGGCGCAAGGGCCACGGCGGCGACACCGAGGCCGTTGCCGAGGAGGCGCTGGGCGATGAGGCCGCCGGCTGAATGCCCGATCAGGACCGGCGGGTTGTCGAACGAACGCACGATCTCCTCGTAGTGGGCCGTGAGCGCGACGAGCCCGAGGTCGCGCAGTGGGCCGGGCTCGCGGCGGGCCTGGTCGGCGGTGGGAGCTTCGCCGGGCCAGCCCGGGACGCACACCGCGTAACCGTGCGAGCTGAGCCGTTCAGCCCAGCCGTCCCAGGAGGACAAGTGGAACCATGCACCGTGGATGAGGACGACGGGAGTTTGCTTCACGGCCAGACCTTCCGATTGCACGCGACGTCCGCCGGCGTTGCGGCGCTCCTCCGAGGATCGCCAAGCGGTAGCACAGCGGAAACAGTCGGATGACTGAATGTGACGGCCCGGCAGGTCACCGGTGCATCTTCGGGTGTCTCGACGTCATGTGACTGATGCGTCCGGCCGGTCGCCGAAGAAGAGTGGAGGCGCCAGCGAGTCTCCGGGAAGGATCA
Protein-coding regions in this window:
- a CDS encoding response regulator transcription factor; this encodes MDEQGEQEPWDVMRLAVSAYHLDALSPLRPYLERVVDRELDTGALSSGIVMLHLIMLDQMTLGQWEAAERTGHRVLAVATELGHGLFAHQARARLAQLAAVRGRTEEARDLQAAVDAWARPRGIGYLTQLADAVGATIALSEGDYETAFLYAIGITAPGAFRPYAHQASRTLLDLVEAALHTGRAEQARAHALAARDTGLPDISPRLALITYGALAMTAEDDGEAADMYERAQSHPAAERFPFELARIRLAHGIRVRRTQGGAAARAFLAPAVKTLDGLGATAWAERAQAELRAAGVASHTPAPTAVPLTWQELRVSELAAGGLTNKEIGEQMRLSPARSAPTSTALSPNSASARAPPSATP
- a CDS encoding lanthionine synthetase C family protein; the encoded protein is MDTLLRDRLAGHLAAERNRTAREDSAIPVEYFDLISGLTGLGRYFLAEPASPDALGDVLRPLVAMTEPVQAAGGRLPGWYSTLPSAEGSRLHVLTPGLAHGISGPLALLSLAWTRGHRVPGQDAAIRRIANWLMSWAAEDEAGPYWPSLISAAEERSDPRPPVRAHRASWCYGAPGVARALQLAGRAVGEERWTRCAVDAVHAVHRRSDGLDGLTDAGLCHGLAGLAQATACVAAEAADSLLLREAERVFRRVCDAYDPATTFGYRAYDPVRRQRTDPPGLLEGACGIALALHAHLDPARRRRPAWEAVLLLS
- a CDS encoding lantibiotic dehydratase is translated as MAERSRRRGKRQEPGPGQRSGPERALSEGGVRFDAVPGGLLRVAMLPRPSAGAGEVDLRDPDQVADYLDELTADPRVLEAIAVANMPLYTSVAAIRARAAVRPRTLAKTALATTRYVLRGASRPTPLGLLAGVAPVAFADSCRVRLGAAHRGVPRPGGEWLAEEVAQWERRPGVLRKLRVVRNDLGFRRGDRWVLPCAPGAETSSVPGRGMEEVSAKYTTALELVLRAAERPTPAGVLTDRLTSAFPRVPVTRIEDVLVDLVRRGFLLTELHPPLTSMDPLQHILDVLRTVDEKEAAAELADIAERLHRHGQYRPGTGLESWRSLVDAMGARHPHRRPLGVDLLVDADVVLPEAVLREAERAATALWRLRPRSGAAAHLVEYHAAFLERYGTDQAVPLLDLLDPHVGLGTPAGYDNPRSERSAPVAGPTADDAEREAWLLQLVSTAAVSGVTEVVIDDEMITALDDARLDDRQDPGEICLHLTADSPQALTEGDFVAVLSSATGSPLPGSLAGRFAHLLDDPRSLGDLVRRGTQCSSAEGALPVEVDFQPTSQGVANAARVPSFFADRLAIGCFGDPGATLTRRAPDIAVAADAVRLYFVEAATGREITPVFPHAGNARLAPAAVRFLWEVPRMATSAWVVWQWGVLAAAPYLPRVRYGRTVLTPARWRPDSALSDATVPDAAWELLLDRWRARWQVPDRVDVGTGDRRVALDLTRPLHRRLLRRDLARGVDLLVSETPADAGGRGHGWLRDESGTAHASELIVPLLPHHPRTLAPAPRPQVTTTPTRRHPEWLSAKLYGATARQHEVLTEHLPLLLAGLPDGVDRWFFVRYRDPDPHLRLRFHGSPDVLHGPMARAVLAWADRLREQRLAGRLVFDGYEPETARYGGPDVITAVERHFHHDSLRVLHQLRSFPDGVPAGEKALLAAVDFADTVRGVHGSRWPGWFLDAALDEVCEPHRDYAHRHRQETWARYQRSDPTRTESAGWSEALAALSSQRRSVLLSVLHMHHNRLVGPDRQTEGRALALARCLAEAEEGRRRYAHA
- a CDS encoding nuclear transport factor 2 family protein, which produces MSTSTRMPTDPTSSDRAIENLIARYAELVDDGDFAGLGVLLADATFTGSGEPVSGRDAIEEMFRDTLIVYADGTPRTQHVTTNVAIEVDEQAGTAVARSYVTVLQALPDLPLQPIAGGRYHDRFERSDGQWRFVERRVRINLVGDVSRHLRRAAAQR
- a CDS encoding VOC family protein, with the protein product MVEFKIEVVVVPVSDVDRAKDFYTRIGFREDVDFSGPGGFRVVHLTPPGSAASLIIGSGVTDAAPGSERGVHLIVDDVVAARAELAAAGVEVSEVFHDAGGVFHHAGTAERVTGPHPARQSYGSFASFADPDGNTFVLQEVTTRRPGRISHAVYRSADELESALRDAALAHGTYEGELGHPDPDWPAWYAAHMAHAAGLGS
- a CDS encoding helix-turn-helix transcriptional regulator, with amino-acid sequence MKSITMTMVGREDEQAELVAFVKSATGQALVLRGEAGVGKSSLLSSAAALAEQEGHVVLRAAGVEAESALPYAGLHQLVHPLLADIARLDDGTRAVFDAVFGGVQGDPPSVMTLGIAVLGLLALSAEQRSLLLVLDDGQWLDDSSADVCGFVGRRLAGGPVKLLVAVRTDITSRFDTAALPELPIAALADEDATRLLDHRYPDLGRQVRRLVLEQARGNPLALLELPAHVAGPSSDLPAEDLIGQHGVPLPRRLQRLFGARIAALDERVRAELLMAALDGAGSPSGADAVPGTRYGMRDADSAVAAGLLDVESATGAFVFRHPLVRSAVVQTATPNQRRTAHLTLAQVHRENLERRATHLAAATVDPDEDVADILEAAAASATRRGGALAAVTWLTRAAELSENHTDRSRRLADAAFVAAHAARLGQAHRLLRAGLAPGSTESPASVLAAAYQALYQDGDVRSTHRQVSAAIEKLRDGGSAEPKEVLTRLVILLLAISQYSGDRAVWESTHELLASLGSLVTERSRLFSRTWSDVTRHGADLAGLVLQAAANLPDLEPWEVTRFGTAAYHLDVLSHYRPHLQRVVDRELETGAVATGMVMLHQIMLDQMAVGEWAEAEDTGRRGLDLATEHGHQLFAAQSRAYLAQLAALRGQVGRARDLQAEVDAWARPRGLGFLTQVADSAGATAALSSGDYEAAYLYAIGITQPGTFRPYAYQASRTLLDLVEAAQHTGRVEQARAHALAARDAGLPLVSPRLELITYGALAMTAENEQEAAEMFARAESHPDAARFPFELARIRLAHGVRVRHVQGREPARQYLVPAAEAFERLGAAGWTERARAELRATGTPPRASALNLASLTWQERRIADLAAGGLTNKEIGERMHLSPRTVSSHLYRVFPKLGITARAALRDALSRAEEVSRV